CACAAGCGAAAATTACGCAACCAAATATAAATGGGCGTATTGAGAAGAAATGCCGTGCAAAAATCAGGCGGAAAAATACAGCAGCAAATGGCAGTCTGCCATTTGGCAAAAGACCACGGATAAGCATCAATTACTGCTGCCGACAGTGGCAAATTATTGCCACAGGTAAGATGCTGTTCCTTATCATCGTCTTCATTTTCTTCCTCGTCCGTAGTTTGAACAAAAGTAAAAAACGAAACTAAATCGCGGTATTGCTCTTCCGAACTATCCGAAAGCTGCGTCTGATTGGATAGAACCCCACACAAATCCTGCTCTGACTTTTCTGAAAAGGAAAATATCAAACCGGATTGCAGTTGCAACAACAATAATATAATATACCACAAAACCCGCATACGGTGTAATCAGATTAAAGCGCGATATTTTTAGATATAAATAAAAAAAACTTTTTTATCAGTAAATCGGTCGCAAAGGTATTGATATTTTAATACTCCCGACATTTTTTTATATCCAATCAAAAAATAAGCATCAATTTTATTATAAATAACCTATTTAACGATATCATTTACTCAAATCTTATACAAAGATAGTGCCTTATCATATTATAGTGCATTTGATACTGAATTTTAACGTTTTTTTAAAATAGCCCCAAATTGTTATGCCTCATTTATTGTATAAAAAACATTTTTTAAGGCTATACCGCAAAGCAATTTGCAAAAATTGGCAACTTTTTAAGGGATTATTGCGTTTTTTTATTTTTACACCATTGATATATTTTTGTACCGCTTTTTCTATGGGCATAAAATCTTTTTTGGCACAACCTTTTGCCGCTTTCACTACACGCCGCTTGGAAAACTACCACCGACAAGCCGTAGCTTTGCAACACGAAGTACTTGAAGACATCACCGACAGCGCACGCGATACTCAATTCGGCAAAGACCACAATTTTCGCCATATCCGCACCTACAAGGATTTCAAACGTCAAGTACCCATTCGTGATTACGAAGCTCTGAAGCCTTATATAGAGATGATGTTGAACGGCGAGGCAGATATTTTATGGGAAGACCGCCCTTTATATTTTGCCAAAACTTCGGGTACTACTTCGGGTACTAAATATATCCCCATCAGCCGCGATTCCATCAGCAATCATATCAACGGCGCACGCAATGCGCTTTTGGCTCAGGTGCATCGCGTAGGCAGCGATTTTATCAACGGAAAAATGATTTTTCTGTCCGGCTCACCCGTTTTGCACGCTGTAGCCGATATTCCTACCGGAAGGCTTTCGGGCATTGTCAATCATCATATTCCCGCTTATTTGCGCCGCAATCAGCTCCCCTCCTATCCTACCAACTGCATTGAAGACTGGGAACTCAAATTAGATGCCATTGTGCAGGAAACTTTGCATCAGGATATGCGCCTTATCAGTGGTATTCCGCCTTGGGTACAAATGTATTTTGACCGCCTCCACGAAGTAAGCAACGGCAAACGTATCAAAGATATTTTTCCGAACTTGTCGGTTATTGTGCACGGCGGCGTAAATTTTCAGCCTTATCGCGCCAAAATGCAGGAAAGCATAGGCGGCAAAGTGAGCTACATAGAAACTTATCCGGCTTCGGAGGGTTTTATTGCATATCAGGATAGCCAACAAGAGGAGAGTTTGTTGTTGAATATTTACTCCGGAATTTTCTTTGAATTTGTACCCGCCGACGAAATTTTTAACGAAAATCCTACGCGTCTGCACTTGGGCGAAGTAGAAATAGGTGTTAATTATGCACTGATTTTGAGTAGCAATGCGGGTTTGTGGGCGTATAATATCGGCGATACCGTAAAATTTGTTTCAAAAAATCCTTATCGTATTGTTGTCACCGGACGCACCAAACATTTTATTTCGGCTTTTGGCGAGCACGTCATTGCCGAAGAAGTGGAAAGTGCTTTGGCAAGCACCGCCGCACAGCATCAAGTACGCATAACCGAATTTACGGTAGCTCCGCAGGTGCAAAGCAGCAACAGCGAACTGCCCCATCACGAGTGGTGGATAGAATTTGATACGCCGCCCGCACAAACCGCCGCTTTTGCCGCCGACTTAGATGCCGCCCTGATGCGCCGCAACATTTATTACCGCGATTTGATTGAAGGACGCATTTTACAACCTTTAAAAATAAAAGCGGTGCGCAAGGGATTTTTTCAGGATTATATGAAAAGTATCGGCAAATTGGGCGGACAAAATAAAGTACCGCATCTTTCCAACGACCGCAATATTGCTTCGGCATTGGAGCGTTTGTAGTTTGTGTTTCAAAAAAAATTTTACCTTTGAAGGCAAAAAAATACGCTCATGCCTTCTATTGTTCTTGTTACCGGAGCCAATGGTCAGTTGGGTCAGGAGTTGCAGAATATCGCTGCAAAATATCCGCAATATCGCTTTCATTTTGTGGCACGCCGCGATATAGACCTTTCTGATACGGCAGCCGTTGAATCTTTTTTTCATCACACTCCTTTTGATGCGCTGATTCATTGTGCCGCCTACACACAAGTAGATAAAGCAGAAAGCGAAAGCGAATTGGCGTACCGAATCAACGGCGAAGCATCTGCCGCTATTGCGCGGGCTTGTGCGCGGCGGGCTGCTCCTTTGTTGTATGTATCCACCGATTATGTATTTGACGGCACACACGGCAGTGCCAACGAGCCTTTTTCGGTGTGCAACCCTTTGAACGTATATGGCAGCAGCAAGCGAACCGGCGAACTGGCTGTATTGGAAAACAATCCGTGTACATTGGTGGTGCGCACTTCGTGGGTGTATTCGGTGTTTGGCAATAATTTTGTAAAAAGCATGCTCCGCTTGGGCAAAGAACGCCCCGCCCTCCATATCGTAAGCGACCAAATCAGTGCGCCCACTTATGCTGCCGATTTAGCGGTGGCACTTTTGCAGTTGTTGGAAAAAAAAGCATTATACGAGCAGGGAAATATTGTGCATTTCAGCAATGCCGGCGTGGCTTCGTGGTACGATTTCGCCGATGAGATTATGCGCCAAAGCGGTATTCCTTGTCCGGTAAATCCCATCAAAAGCAGCGAGTTTCCGACCGCCGCCACGCGCCCTTTGTTCAGTTTGCTGTCGTTAGATTCCTTGCGCAAAGATTTTGGCATACACCCCACACACTGGAAAGATGCACTGATACGCTGCTTGGAGATATTGAAGACAACAAATAATTAACTTTTTATAAATAATTGATAATAAAAATTTTATACCATTTCAAATAAATCAATTCTTTACATATAGTGTCTTCCGGTGTCCGTTGCAAATTTTCACCGATACCTGTATCGTGGAATATTACACAAAAAAAACTATTGGCGATAGCCTTTGCTTTTTATGTGTTGCTGACGCTTTTGTGTTTAAATATTCCTTTTTTTTGGGATAATGTATTGTTGAGTTCAAAGTTTGGACAATGGTATCACGAGCAAGGTTTCGGGTATTTGCTGCTGCCGCCCGATTTAGACTGCGGACACCCGCCGTTTTGGGGTTATTACATGGCGGCGTGGTGGAAAATTTTCGGCAAAACCTTAGCTGTGAGCCATATCGCCGTGCTGCCCTTTCTGTTGTTGTTGGCGGTACAGTGGTTGCGGTTTTCGGCATATTTTTTACCTCAAAATTTACAATTTTTTGGTCTGCTGATTTTACTCACCGAACCTACACTTTTGGCTCAAAGTGCAATGGTTAATACCGAAATCCCTTTGTGTGCGGCTTATTTTTGGGGGTTAAATGCTATTTTGAGGCAAAAAAACGCGCCTTTGTATGTCGCCTGCCTACTGATGGCACTGATTAATTTCAGGGGAGTAATTTTGTGTGTGTTCCTCTTTGTGAGCCAGTTGATTTTTTTGTACCAGTCGCGTACTTTTCAATGGCGGCGTTTATTCGGCGTTTTATTACCCTATTTGCCTGCTGCTGCGGCTACCATTGCGTACAATGCCTATCATTGGCAGCAGCGCGGGTGGTTTTTATTCAACAGTGCCTCCACTTCCTGGGGAGGGCACTATACATGGAACGGAGCGGCTACCATATTGCGGCAGTCGGTAGTTTTAGTGTGGCGTTTTTTGGATTACGGGCGCATAGCGTTCTGGATATTGGGGTTGTATTTTTTGTATCGTTTCCTGCGCCGCCGCTTACACATCAGCTCTGCCGCTTGCTTTCTGATGTGGATTTTTTTCGCTCCTATGTTCTTATTTGCACTTATCAATATCACCCGCAGTAATCCCATTATTCCGCGTTATTTTATACCGTTTTTTTTGTTGTGGGCACTGCTGATGTTACATTTTTTACCACAAATCCGCCATACGGTATTGCGCACTTTCTTCTTGATTTTCATTGTTGTATTGCCGTTAAGTGGTCATTTTTGGATATATCCACCTACTATATCCAAAGCGTGGGACGGGCATTTGGCGTATATACCTTTTTTTGACGCAGAAGAAAAAATGTATGATTATATTATACGCCAAAAAAAAATATCACCGCAAGGCATCGGCACACAATTTCCATTGATGAATACAAAAAAAGCCACACATTTACAAACGGATACTCTGCGTTATGCCGATTTTAAAGAAAAAAACCTACAACATTTTCGTTATATTTTATACTCCAATGTTATCAATGAATTTAGCGATGAAGAATTAGAAATACTTTTTAATTCATGGAAGGCGGTACAACATTTTGAAAAAGGCTCTGTAAAGCTTACTTTATACGAAAATCCTGATTCACTGCTGCTGCCCTAAAATTTGGCGTAGTCTTTTTACAGGCTCCATTCCCATTCAAAGTGGCTGATATTCGTAACAATATCAGCCACATCATTACAGAATAGAAAACTTTATACACTGTGTCATTTAGAGATATTGATTTAGTATTAATCGGTATATATAAGGGATATGTTTAAAAATCTTTTCTTTAAATATCAAAAAAAATTGTATCCCCTTGGCATTTTCTACATTTTTATCGAATAAAAACGTATTGTCAAAAGGGATACAATTAATGTGTGTGTATCTGTAATATAAGGCTAACGTACCAAAGTCACATTGCCTTTATAGGTTTTCTTTTCGCCATCATCAAAAGTAACATTGCAATAATAAACGAAAACCTCCATATCGTTTTCATCGGTTGCTGTGTAGCCGTTCCAGCCGATACTAATGTCGTTGCTGCTGAATACTAAATTACCCCAACGATTGTATATCATCATATTAAACTCGCTGAGGGGGTAATTGCTCAAAGCACGGAATATATCATTTACATTGTCGTTGTTCGGGCTGAAAGCGGTAGGGATATAAATTTCCTTAGTCGGAGGAATTTCGGGACACAAATAATTGAGACTCAATATTTCATTAAAACAAGCATTGGCAGCGTAGGTAATGTTGTATTGCACCACTCCTGTATCGCCTGCCGCTACTTGAGGCGGCGTACCTACGATAGATATTTGATATTGCGCACACGATGACGACAACTGCGGCAGTTGGCATTGTCCGTCTCCACTGATGAGCAATTCGTTGTTAAACGCAGGATAAACAGACACCTGCGCCACTGATATTGTTTGCGGAGCATTGCCCGCCGGTACCAAACAGGTAAATTTCAAAGAAACATTGAGTATTTCCGGCTCACAATTAGTATTGGTGGTTTGTGTATAGCTAAAATCAGCAGCAGTAGCTCCGCTTACTTCTACTCCGTTGATATACCATTGCAGGCTATAATCTGTGCCTAATTGCGCCGTAGCAGGCAGCACCGACACGAGGTCGTTTAAAATGATCGCCTCGCCCGAACACAAAGTAATATTTTGTAAATCAATATCGGCTAACTGAGGACACACCTCGCCGCAACTGTAAAATACGTCTATCTCTTCACTGAAACAATTGTTGCCGCTAAAAGTAACCGTCCAAGTGTTGATACCGCTTTCGCCGGCTTGTACTGTTCCGCTAATGTTGGAAGATGCCGCCGTGAGGATATAATTAGCGCAAGTGCTGATGAGTGAAGAGGCTTCGCAGTCGCCTTCTGTTTCTGTGAGCAGAGCCGCATCAAAATCGGGATACAAAGTAAGTGTGATTGTTCCGGCGGACAACAAGGAAGCAGGCGGCACACTGCAAGGTAAAGCAGCAAAAAGTGTCACAGTTTCTACCTCGCAATTATCGCCGCCCGAATGTTGCCAGTCAGCAGCAGTGACAGGTGTAGTCAAAGCGGCATTGCTAAACCACTGCACTGCTCCCGCCGTATTATCGGGGTCATCAAAAACAAGATTAGCGGCGGCGGCAAGCAAATCGGGGGCTGTACCACTACACAGCGACACGTCTTCGCTGATAGGTGTAGTAACAGAAGGGCAAGTGGCACAAGTGAGGGGTATATTATAATCGTAGCTGTAATTCTCTGACCAACAACCCGAACTTTCATAAGTCACCTGCCAAACAGCCGTACCGCTATCTCCGGCGTTTACGCTGCTGGGTACATCAACGGGCGTAATAATATAATTGTTGCAAGTGCTGTTTAATTGCGGCACTTGACAAGCAACTTGTACTTCCTGCAAAACATTTTGGTTGTAATCAGGATATATAATTGTAGTACCTGCATCTAATGTTTGCGGCGGAGCACCCGGATTCAAACAAGTATATTGTAAAGAAAACTGTAATGCCGATGTTTCGCAATCGGTATTGGTGACAATAGCCGCATATTGCAAACCATTCGCCAAAGGAATAGGAAAATTACCCTGATACCACTGCAAACTATAATCTATACCTGCTATTGCATTTGCCGGACTAATAGCAGCCGTCATCGTTATGGTTTCGCCGCTACACGCTGTAGCAGGAGCAGCTACACTGATGCTCACCACCGGACATACTTCGCCACAGGTATAGGGAGCGGTATAATTTTCTTCAAAACAACTCTGTCCGTTTACGCCGTCATTGTAGGTAATAGTCCAGTTAAAATTCCCCGATTCACCGTTTTGAATGTCATCATCGTTATTCGGCGAAGGCGTAATGATGTAATTAGGGCAAGTTGTATTTAAAGTAGGGGCTTCACAATCATTGCCGCTTTGAGCTGTCAAAAGCGAAGCATCGTACTCAGGAAACAGCAAACAAGTAACAGAACCCGCCGGAATAATACTTTGCGGTGTATTTTCACATACCAAACCTGCATACAAAGTTATATTCTCTGTATTACAAGTATTATTGCCGGAATGTAAATAATCGGAAATAGTGACAACATTATTCAAGGCAGCATCGCTGTAAAAAA
The window above is part of the Sphingobacteriales bacterium genome. Proteins encoded here:
- a CDS encoding GH3 auxin-responsive promoter family protein, with the translated sequence MGIKSFLAQPFAAFTTRRLENYHRQAVALQHEVLEDITDSARDTQFGKDHNFRHIRTYKDFKRQVPIRDYEALKPYIEMMLNGEADILWEDRPLYFAKTSGTTSGTKYIPISRDSISNHINGARNALLAQVHRVGSDFINGKMIFLSGSPVLHAVADIPTGRLSGIVNHHIPAYLRRNQLPSYPTNCIEDWELKLDAIVQETLHQDMRLISGIPPWVQMYFDRLHEVSNGKRIKDIFPNLSVIVHGGVNFQPYRAKMQESIGGKVSYIETYPASEGFIAYQDSQQEESLLLNIYSGIFFEFVPADEIFNENPTRLHLGEVEIGVNYALILSSNAGLWAYNIGDTVKFVSKNPYRIVVTGRTKHFISAFGEHVIAEEVESALASTAAQHQVRITEFTVAPQVQSSNSELPHHEWWIEFDTPPAQTAAFAADLDAALMRRNIYYRDLIEGRILQPLKIKAVRKGFFQDYMKSIGKLGGQNKVPHLSNDRNIASALERL
- the rfbD gene encoding dTDP-4-dehydrorhamnose reductase; its protein translation is MPSIVLVTGANGQLGQELQNIAAKYPQYRFHFVARRDIDLSDTAAVESFFHHTPFDALIHCAAYTQVDKAESESELAYRINGEASAAIARACARRAAPLLYVSTDYVFDGTHGSANEPFSVCNPLNVYGSSKRTGELAVLENNPCTLVVRTSWVYSVFGNNFVKSMLRLGKERPALHIVSDQISAPTYAADLAVALLQLLEKKALYEQGNIVHFSNAGVASWYDFADEIMRQSGIPCPVNPIKSSEFPTAATRPLFSLLSLDSLRKDFGIHPTHWKDALIRCLEILKTTNN